One window of Camelina sativa cultivar DH55 chromosome 4, Cs, whole genome shotgun sequence genomic DNA carries:
- the LOC104782434 gene encoding BTB/POZ and MATH domain-containing protein 3-like isoform X2: MSTVGGSGGVEQQLIPDSVSTSFIETVNGSHQFTIKGYSLAKGMSPGKFIQSDVFSVGGYDWAIYFYPDGKNPEDQSLYISLFIALASDSNDIRALFELTLMDQSGKGKHKVHSHFDRALEGGPYTLKYKGSMWGYKRFFRRSALETSDYIKDDCLVVHCTVGVVRARLEGPKQYGIVLPLSNMGQGLKDLLDSEVGCDIAFQVGDETYKAHKLFLAARSPVFRAQFFGPIGNNNVDRIVIDDIEPSIFKAMLSFIYTDVLPDVHEITGSASASSFTNMIQHLLAAADLYDLARLKILCEVLLCEKLDVDNVATTLALAEQHQFFQLKTFCLKFVASPANLGGDSMHD; this comes from the exons ATGAGCACCGTCGGTGGTAGTGGTGGTGTAGAGCAGCAATTGATACCTGATTCCGTATCCACCTCGTTCATCGAGACGGTGAATGGTTCGCACCAGTTTACGATTAAAGGTTACTCTCTCGCCAAAGGCATGAGCCCCGGTAAATTTATTCAGAGCGATGTCTTCTCCGTCGGTGGTTACGATTGGGCGATTTACTTTTATCCCGACGGCAAGAACCCTGAGGATCAGTCCTTGTACATCTCTTTGTTCATCGCTTTAGCTAGTGATTCTAATGATATTAGGGCTTTGTTTGAGCTCACTCTCATGGATCAGAGTGGTAAAGGAAAACATAAAGTTCATAGTCACTTTGATCGTGCTCTTGAAGGTGGACCTTATACCCTCAAGTATAAAGGAAGCATGTG ggGTTACAAGCGCTTTTTCAGAAGATCAGCTTTAGAAACTTCTGATTACATAAAGGATGATTGTCTTGTCGTTCATTGTACTGTTGGTGTTGTTAGAGCCAGACTTGAAGGTCCAAAACAGTATGGCATTGTGTTACCTTTGTCGAATATGGGACAGGGGTTGAAAGACTTGTTAGATTCTGAAGTTGGTTGTGACATAGCTTTCCAAGTTGGGGATGAGACTTACAAAGCTCATAAACTGTTTCTCGCGGCACGCTCGCCAGTTTTTAGAGCTCAGTTTTTTGGACCAATTGGGAATAACAATGTGGATAGGATAGTGATTGACGACATTGAACCTTCTATCTTCAAG GCTATGCTTAGCTTCATCTACACCGATGTACTTCCTGATGTGCATGAAATTACTGGGTCAGCTTCTGCTAGTTCGTTCACAAACATGATACAACATCTCTTGGCAGCTGCTGATCTCTATGACCTTGCAAGGTTAAAGATATTATGTGAAGTTCTGCTTTGCGAAAAACTTGATGTTGATAATGTGGCAACTACACTTGCGCTTGCTGAACAGCACCAATTCTTCCAGCTCAAAACCTTCTGCTTAAAATTTGTTGCGTCTCCAGCCAACTTGGGAG GAGACTCGATGCATGATTAG
- the LOC104782434 gene encoding BTB/POZ and MATH domain-containing protein 3-like isoform X1 has product MSTVGGSGGVEQQLIPDSVSTSFIETVNGSHQFTIKGYSLAKGMSPGKFIQSDVFSVGGYDWAIYFYPDGKNPEDQSLYISLFIALASDSNDIRALFELTLMDQSGKGKHKVHSHFDRALEGGPYTLKYKGSMWGYKRFFRRSALETSDYIKDDCLVVHCTVGVVRARLEGPKQYGIVLPLSNMGQGLKDLLDSEVGCDIAFQVGDETYKAHKLFLAARSPVFRAQFFGPIGNNNVDRIVIDDIEPSIFKAMLSFIYTDVLPDVHEITGSASASSFTNMIQHLLAAADLYDLARLKILCEVLLCEKLDVDNVATTLALAEQHQFFQLKTFCLKFVASPANLGAVMKSEGFKHLKQSCPTLLSELLNAVAAADKSSTSGQLNKKRSASSVLGCDTTNMRQVRRRT; this is encoded by the exons ATGAGCACCGTCGGTGGTAGTGGTGGTGTAGAGCAGCAATTGATACCTGATTCCGTATCCACCTCGTTCATCGAGACGGTGAATGGTTCGCACCAGTTTACGATTAAAGGTTACTCTCTCGCCAAAGGCATGAGCCCCGGTAAATTTATTCAGAGCGATGTCTTCTCCGTCGGTGGTTACGATTGGGCGATTTACTTTTATCCCGACGGCAAGAACCCTGAGGATCAGTCCTTGTACATCTCTTTGTTCATCGCTTTAGCTAGTGATTCTAATGATATTAGGGCTTTGTTTGAGCTCACTCTCATGGATCAGAGTGGTAAAGGAAAACATAAAGTTCATAGTCACTTTGATCGTGCTCTTGAAGGTGGACCTTATACCCTCAAGTATAAAGGAAGCATGTG ggGTTACAAGCGCTTTTTCAGAAGATCAGCTTTAGAAACTTCTGATTACATAAAGGATGATTGTCTTGTCGTTCATTGTACTGTTGGTGTTGTTAGAGCCAGACTTGAAGGTCCAAAACAGTATGGCATTGTGTTACCTTTGTCGAATATGGGACAGGGGTTGAAAGACTTGTTAGATTCTGAAGTTGGTTGTGACATAGCTTTCCAAGTTGGGGATGAGACTTACAAAGCTCATAAACTGTTTCTCGCGGCACGCTCGCCAGTTTTTAGAGCTCAGTTTTTTGGACCAATTGGGAATAACAATGTGGATAGGATAGTGATTGACGACATTGAACCTTCTATCTTCAAG GCTATGCTTAGCTTCATCTACACCGATGTACTTCCTGATGTGCATGAAATTACTGGGTCAGCTTCTGCTAGTTCGTTCACAAACATGATACAACATCTCTTGGCAGCTGCTGATCTCTATGACCTTGCAAGGTTAAAGATATTATGTGAAGTTCTGCTTTGCGAAAAACTTGATGTTGATAATGTGGCAACTACACTTGCGCTTGCTGAACAGCACCAATTCTTCCAGCTCAAAACCTTCTGCTTAAAATTTGTTGCGTCTCCAGCCAACTTGGGAG CTGTAATGAAGTCTGAAGGGTTCAAGCACTTGAAACAGAGCTGTCCCACATTGTTATCTGAGTTGCTGAACGCTGTTGCAGCAGCAGATAAGAGCTCGACGAGTGGACAATTGAACAAGAAAAGAAGTGCGAGCAGTGTATTAGGGTGTGACACTACAAATATGAGGCAAGTGAGAAGGAGGACATAG